From Pigmentibacter ruber, a single genomic window includes:
- the thyX gene encoding FAD-dependent thymidylate synthase, protein MNQNKLCETIDVDDGKVTLADYMGNDLSVVNAARVSFGKRKTELDEKDIKLIKYLAAHKHMSPFRHVVFSFTLEGVSEVVCRQLYKHQVGCSYTSGEFKEAATTWNEVSGRYVEFEPEFHIPELFRKQHTNNKQASNEGDAVEKNTEAQKIYMSAIENGYSAYKQLLELGVCKEQARMVMPISFKNSLVWTASLEAAVHFIKLRDHEGAQLEIRNLARAIKKLIDPICPHSIAALLDSTK, encoded by the coding sequence ATGAATCAGAATAAATTATGTGAAACGATTGACGTAGATGATGGTAAGGTAACGCTTGCGGATTATATGGGAAATGACCTATCTGTAGTGAATGCTGCAAGAGTAAGTTTTGGCAAAAGAAAAACAGAGTTAGATGAAAAAGACATTAAATTAATAAAATACTTAGCTGCGCATAAACACATGAGTCCATTTCGGCATGTGGTTTTTTCTTTTACCTTGGAAGGTGTTTCTGAGGTTGTATGTAGGCAGCTTTATAAACATCAAGTTGGTTGTTCTTATACAAGTGGAGAGTTTAAAGAAGCCGCAACTACTTGGAATGAAGTGTCTGGAAGATATGTTGAATTTGAACCTGAGTTTCATATTCCTGAATTATTTCGCAAACAGCATACAAATAATAAACAAGCTTCAAATGAAGGAGATGCTGTTGAAAAAAATACTGAAGCACAAAAAATATATATGTCTGCTATCGAAAATGGATATTCAGCATACAAGCAATTACTGGAATTAGGTGTTTGTAAAGAACAAGCAAGAATGGTGATGCCAATTAGTTTTAAAAATTCTTTAGTTTGGACAGCATCATTAGAAGCTGCAGTGCATTTCATAAAATTAAGAGACCATGAAGGAGCGCAGCTTGAAATTAGAAATCTTGCGCGTGCCATCAAAAAATTGATTGATCCTATCTGCCCACATTCTATTGCTGCACTTTTAGATTCCACTAAGTAG
- a CDS encoding glycosyltransferase, whose translation MMKCCNIESILTAAKIYEPQFFLEYLASEKFASILKIQEQHEKTALTKAKKVAFIAPQLPHPCELEIWNQCVKKLGVEGSLYTHISEERNFIQFAKLLHNSNTPIYLTCYTLDSMNENKTFLSGLEKELEDFQLIISLGENSLASYQAAKVKRSHLSRLVIWQNSPRPPHANIGARSPNGSPLPNIARERTVRKEVLKNSDIVLCFDKDGATWSYLEDVSSQRIRRVSRGINSQRYSSEISSLRRLELRASLGLPETDFIFFHLGPLEIESGALDSVFAFKNLLQSNPLFQGKARLCFCGTGSAGADIRQSIVELGLDDHVYFLNPNGEGLKEIHGNQFSSIIALCDAVIHAPIAPVNGNATKHLDSTYDVMCALASDIIIISNGNNWIGEWVSRFYKTFSAGSIHSLARLMQETIEKQDKVTNVKNAIKKALLNEFPFEKNCNEISEIFKSLIITLPTVEIENTSKLIAQIEEMVLAKQYIDAINLISQAFQKTNLSVIQQANLFRLIGDCFTKLGDLDNGVSNYSKALELDPYCAKCFIGLGTIALQRNNYNIAVPQFQKAVSLAPNDDMASLGLGLAFEGLNELKQALSWTVRACHLKADNTVAIFNLVKLSFEMEQFVDAERVLIRYLGLHPNDVNMIYTLGTIELKTGKNDIALQLMENILTLDPMNSRAHSLIQQIQKQDSVKKPA comes from the coding sequence ATGATGAAATGCTGTAACATAGAAAGTATCCTAACTGCAGCAAAAATATATGAACCCCAATTCTTTCTTGAGTATCTTGCAAGTGAGAAATTTGCATCAATCTTAAAAATTCAAGAACAACATGAAAAAACAGCTTTAACTAAAGCAAAAAAAGTGGCTTTTATTGCTCCCCAGCTACCCCACCCTTGTGAACTAGAAATTTGGAATCAATGTGTGAAAAAACTAGGTGTGGAAGGCTCTTTATACACTCACATAAGTGAGGAAAGAAATTTTATTCAATTTGCTAAATTACTACATAATTCTAATACACCTATATACTTAACATGTTACACATTAGATTCCATGAACGAAAACAAAACTTTTCTTTCTGGCTTAGAAAAAGAATTAGAAGATTTTCAACTTATAATTTCTTTAGGTGAAAACTCTCTAGCAAGTTATCAAGCAGCAAAAGTGAAACGCAGCCATTTATCACGGCTAGTGATTTGGCAAAATTCACCCCGTCCACCGCATGCAAATATAGGAGCCCGTTCACCTAACGGTTCACCACTCCCAAACATAGCAAGAGAAAGAACAGTAAGAAAAGAGGTGTTAAAAAACTCAGATATTGTTCTTTGTTTTGATAAAGACGGTGCAACATGGTCCTATTTAGAAGATGTCAGTTCCCAAAGAATTAGAAGAGTCTCTAGAGGAATCAATTCTCAGAGATATTCCTCAGAAATTTCTTCACTCCGAAGACTAGAATTGCGAGCCTCATTAGGATTACCGGAGACAGACTTTATCTTCTTTCACTTAGGACCTCTGGAAATTGAGTCTGGAGCCCTGGATTCGGTTTTTGCATTTAAAAATTTGTTGCAAAGCAATCCATTATTTCAAGGTAAAGCACGTTTGTGTTTTTGTGGGACAGGGTCAGCAGGAGCAGATATCAGACAAAGTATAGTTGAATTAGGCTTAGACGATCATGTTTATTTTTTAAACCCTAATGGAGAAGGTTTAAAAGAAATTCATGGAAATCAATTTTCAAGTATTATTGCTCTTTGCGATGCAGTGATTCATGCTCCAATAGCTCCAGTGAATGGAAATGCAACAAAACACTTAGATAGTACATATGATGTTATGTGTGCTTTGGCTTCAGATATTATCATTATTTCTAACGGTAATAACTGGATAGGTGAATGGGTTAGCAGATTTTATAAGACTTTTTCTGCAGGAAGCATTCATAGCTTAGCCCGTTTAATGCAAGAAACTATTGAAAAACAAGATAAAGTGACTAATGTTAAAAATGCTATAAAAAAGGCTTTACTTAATGAATTCCCGTTTGAAAAAAATTGTAATGAAATATCAGAGATATTTAAATCATTGATTATTACTTTACCAACCGTCGAAATAGAAAATACAAGTAAACTTATTGCTCAAATTGAAGAAATGGTCTTAGCAAAACAATATATAGATGCTATTAATCTAATTTCTCAAGCATTCCAGAAGACAAATCTATCAGTAATTCAACAAGCAAATTTATTCAGATTAATAGGAGATTGTTTTACAAAATTAGGCGATTTAGATAATGGAGTATCTAACTATTCTAAAGCTCTTGAGCTTGATCCATACTGTGCTAAATGCTTTATTGGTCTAGGAACAATTGCATTACAACGAAACAACTACAATATTGCAGTCCCTCAATTTCAAAAAGCTGTTAGTTTAGCTCCAAACGATGACATGGCAAGTTTAGGCTTAGGTTTGGCATTTGAAGGTTTAAATGAGTTAAAACAAGCATTATCTTGGACAGTTAGAGCTTGTCACTTAAAAGCTGATAATACCGTTGCTATCTTTAATTTAGTGAAGTTATCTTTTGAAATGGAACAATTTGTTGATGCTGAAAGAGTATTAATTCGTTACTTAGGTTTACATCCTAACGATGTAAATATGATTTATACACTAGGAACAATTGAATTAAAGACTGGTAAAAACGATATTGCTCTTCAATTAATGGAAAATATTTTAACACTCGATCCAATGAATAGCAGAGCACATAGCTTAATTCAACAAATCCAAAAGCAAGATTCAGTGAAAAAACCAGCTTAG